TCTCGTAGCATTTCAGCTCTCCTTCCGTTGTCGAGAAGAAGCAACCTGTGATCAAATCACGACCGTCCATCAAGTTAGACATTAAGATAAGGCATCTTGATGAGGAACCTTTTGGTGATCCGGACCATTCGGATTATTGTGGATGAGAGATTACCCCAAAAGCCCCGATTAGATGATCATATCCAATTACATGTGGAACAttaaatgcaactgtccatttgCAAGCCACCAATGGTATTACTAGGATTATTTCATATACCATGTTCCTGGGTCATGGCTCATTCCATGGtcgggcccaccagatgaacggattACATTTCTGGAAGGTGGGCCTGATATGTACTATTGCTGGAAAACACCGAGATCCGTAAGGTCCTGGTAAGgcgggatttgattgggccacgtgGTATTATCATTAATCAAAGATGCCCTTACTGAGAATAGTCAGTCCAACATGTGTACTGATAGACATAACACGTGGGCTgaaccaatcaaatctcaccgcGTGGCGTTTCCACCCTCACCCAGGTCTCTAACCACCAACGGATAgatctgtgtagggcccaccgtaatgtatctaTTTATCTACGAGGTCcatctcatttctcatatcattttaaggtatgaaccccaaaatgagatagatccaacgatcaagtggaccgcaccatagattACTCTGGCATTTAACGCAATCCAAGCTTAatatttagtgtggtccacttgagtgttggatctcgCTCATTTTTTATcttgtgccttaaaatgatctgaaaaaatggatgaacggcgtggataaatagatacattacggtgggcccccacaCAGATCTGCTCGTCCACAAGGCTAAGATGGtaataaattaaaaatgattAAGATGGGGTATGATGGACGGTTTACCTTGCGGGAAAGGTGCAAGGGACTTGCCACACGCTCCTTTAAGCAGCTCTGCACTGTCAGCGAATGCGACGTACCCATCTGCTGTTATCCCCCAAAACAAAGGTACCTTCCCATGTTGGTCCTGTGTATCATCATCACGCAGCCGAGTAAAATACAACGTCACTTTCGTCTTTTTCTCATTGACTAATTACATGCATGCATCATCCACCGTAAATATGGAAGGAAGAATGAATaccaatctcaaccgtccatgtTACGAACAATGCATGGTCCAAAAAGccacattgatcagatgatcaatCGAGTAGTACTGCAACAACACAAGTGTGGCACATAGCTCAAAGACCTTGATTCAGACACGTGTCGACGATGTGTGCATGGGAGAAGCCGATACTGAGCCAGGCTCATGACCCAAATTCCACCAGGCCAGACCCCAGTTGGGTCCAACCTAAATGGAGAGGTGGTTGGGCTAGGATTATAAAATTTGACCCATTTAAGGAAATGGGTTTTCCTTGGGTTGGAACCCTACCGAACCTGAACCATAGAGGTTATCAATGAACTGAGCCACATCACCTGACCCAACCGTAACTGGTCAGCTGGGTTGGATTGGCCTgtgcttgatgaattttaagtgggtcaggTCAGGCCAAACGGTAACGGTCACAATCAGGTTTGGGCTAGAGTTCTTGGGCCATTTAATAAACGACCCGGACTCAGTCTAACCTGAGTCGGACCCAGCCCGTCTTAAAGCCTATCAAGCAGGCCATTAACCACAGCACAAAGTGGGTCAGTCAAGTGGTTAGCCCTAAGGGGTGCACACGGAACTGGTGAAACCGGTAAACCGGACCAAAAATGACAAGACCAAACGGTTTGGTCTAATTATGAAGCGCACCAATTTCGGTTCTAGTtttgaaaatcaaagaaccggttagtTCAGTTCAGTTTTCAATTTGGAGTTCTATAGGACCGAACCAAATTGTAGAACCGAACCTTGAATCCGAACTTGGAAACGGACCCCTTCATCAATAAATGtttaatttctaatttttttaacataaaaaagtaaaaaataataataataatcataaaattCTTTATTCTTTCACTCTTTCATGAAATCTCTAACTCTCAAAAATCGTGCAATTGAACtggattgtaaaaaaaaaaaaccatacaaaACCATACAATTGagctggattataaaaaaaaattatgcaatgagactggattataaaaagcctagaacGGTAAAACCAAATTGGAACCCAACCTGTTTTTTATGGTCCGGTTCTATTCGGTCCTAGGGTGCAAATAGTTCGGTACCGGTTCTAATTTTTCTGAAACTGTTGGGAACAGTTtggttctggtttcaccccaaaaTCAGACCGAGCCGAACCATGTGCAAtcaaaaccggaccaaaccaaaCCGTGTGCAGCCCTAGCTAGCCTGGCTCAGTTTCAGCCCAAAGTGGCCCACTAGAATGAAATAGATGGTCACTTACCGAAGCAACGAAGAGGGTGGAGGTGGACAAGTCAAAGAGAACGAATGCAAAAGGGCCATCGAGGTGTCCTACAACATGGGATGTAGGGTAAGGGGCCCTGTCTCGAAGGGCCTTGTATGCCTCTATCACCAACACCACCTCGTTCGCTGTCTTGGACAGTCCGTATTGCTGTCTAAGACTGCCCAGGTTGTCTAGCACCCCTTCAAACAAACAGAACACGTCATCCTTCACTGCAAATGATCTGTACCATACAATATAGAGATTATCAGTCCTGCATCTGTATGTGGGGACCACTTGTCGTCATGATGGACCGTTGGATATGTTGGTTCTACTTCAGATTGTATTTGGTCTTGATATGATCTGGATTGAATAATCCAGGACGTTCGACTAAGGGCCTAGAAAATGGACGGTAAGACAATTTTCACTCTTACTGTCCACTTTCCACGTCCttaaatggatggttatgataATCCAATCATGGTTGCTTTCAGGTCATGTGTAACCCACGGTAGATTACTCCTGTCCAGGCGTTCAGATCATGATGCACATGTgacacgtgtacggttcattaaCGATTGAGAGGCTCGCAGATGTCCAAGACCAGTGCATTATTTGctgagaaaattaccactgtagacCCTACCTTTTATCCTGCGTCTTTTatgaagatccaaaacttaccttcccaacttaagCCTTGTACGTACGGAgagagcatttgaggacgaaaataccctgcTTTTGAAAGTATTTTTCGTTTCTGTAGACTTatgactacggattataaccgtagctatacgTATTGTAAGGCTATTTGCGTCTTCAAATGCTCTATCCGTACATGCAAGGtataagttgggaaggtaagttttggatctttatAAAAGACGCtgtataaaaggtggggtctacattgGTAATTTTGTACTGATGAGAAATGATCCGGTGCTCTCTGAGCACCACAAGTTGTAGAGCTCCTAGTTTCATTGGGACACTTCCACAATCCAATCcactaatccagaccgttcattaggtccaaaaCATATTCTATGCgccaccatgcaaaaatcacatatTTCTGAAGaattttaaccatttgatcaatggggTTGAATATGAGCAAACCGGATTGTTTACATAAAAATAGGTCCAATgaacaatctgatccatctatttgttatggACCACCATGGATTGCTTATCTTTATAAAgaataaattttgttaaataatcaTAACCCTCCAATCCATGGATTTGAAAAGGATGACTACATAAAATAATGCCACATAAAAATGTATTAGATGATCCAATCCGTCTGATTTTTCCATGATAGTCCATAATCTATGTTCCACACTTAAAAAATGGTTCTGATTGATTAGTTGGACTGTTCACGTGATCCTATCGACTCGGAGCACCATAACTTTCAGTTGTCTACGAGCACAAGAGCATTTCTCCATACCAATTGACTACGTGTCATGCCGTATGTTGGTGTCGGCATGGTTTTCACATCAGCTGATATCATGGCGTGGCCAACCTTTCATACGGACAAGATACTCTTCACATGTCAGACTTTGGCAAGAAAAAAGAAAGCTGTATTATGACGATGCACCGATAAGATCCAGCTGCTGGATCATGAGTTACGGTACATCCACTTTTTCCAGGCAGCTTGTCACATAGGTAGAAAATCCTATCCGTTCAAAAGGTGGCCACACCATGATTATCATACAATAGGGAAAATCAAGTGGATCCACTCATTGGGCTGGCCACACCCTGCCCACTTATATTAACTTTCCGTACCGTGACGAAGGTCATTCTCGGGAACACCCCAAATCGTAGTCCTAAGTAGATCCACCTTAGGAGTGCCCACCATCAGTGATCACAACCGTCCATTAAGTGGGCCAATTAGATTCCGTACAACTGGACGGTCagcacaaaattcccaatcatgTTACAAGTCCGATCAGTACGATCTTTGACGTATGGGCCATCCACGTGGAGAAAACGGTTCCAAGATAGGGTCAGCCCTG
This DNA window, taken from Magnolia sinica isolate HGM2019 chromosome 14, MsV1, whole genome shotgun sequence, encodes the following:
- the LOC131226085 gene encoding stem-specific protein TSJT1-like, whose product is MLGFFSSAVVTPPDELVAAGSRTPSPKMTASSLLNRYLEDTPSAVSVQVGNHGHVAYSHHKESPFHPRSFAVKDDVFCLFEGVLDNLGSLRQQYGLSKTANEVVLVIEAYKALRDRAPYPTSHVVGHLDGPFAFVLFDLSTSTLFVASDQHGKVPLFWGITADGYVAFADSAELLKGACGKSLAPFPQGCFFSTTEGELKCYENPKNKVTAIPTNEEEICGATFMVEAAPVFATTQY